In Haemorhous mexicanus isolate bHaeMex1 chromosome 6, bHaeMex1.pri, whole genome shotgun sequence, a single window of DNA contains:
- the SYT13 gene encoding synaptotagmin-13 isoform X3: MKIQVNEELFVLPQNVPGVVQDVCVTEHLRPERAGSGQQPPELHYSLLYEPQRAQLRVALLQAMHDGMSGDQDTGCHCYILGTLESKSGIAEAQTELKKKVLHTLWEEVLQFPLTEEEMPGGTLTLTLRNCDKFSRHSIVGELKLNLAEMEESFGKAQWERLKSPEKEPSTGHGEVLLSISYLPAANRLLVVIIKAKNLHSKQLKDLLGSDVSVKVTLRHQSLKLKKKQTKRAKHKINPVWNEMIMFEVPHDLLRASSVELEMLSQDGAGQSHVLGKCSLGLHVTGTERSHWEEMLRNPRKQIAMWHQLHM, translated from the exons TTCCAGGTGTGGTCCAGGACGTGTGTGTGACGGAGCACCTGAGGCCCGAGCGGGCAGGCAGCGGGCAGCAGCCCCCCGAGCTGCACTACTCCCTGCTGTACGAGCCGCAGCGCGCCCAGCTGCGCGTGGCCCTCCTGCAAG CTATGCATGATGGAATGAGTGGGGACCAAGACACTGGCTGCCATTGCTACATACTGGGCACACTGGAGAGCAAATCTGGCATTGCTGAGGCCCAGACAGAGCTGAAGAAGAAGGTACTTCACACCCTTTGGGAGGAGGTGCTGCAATTCCCATTAACAGAGGAGGAGATGCCAGGAGGAACACTGACTCTCACCCTGAGGAACTGTGACAAGTTCTCCAGGCACAGCATTGTGGGGGAACTGAAACTGAACCTTGCTGAAATGGAGGAATCCTTTGGGAAGGCCCAGTGGGAAAGGCTAAAGAGCCCAGAGAAG GAGCCATCCACGGGCCATGGTGAGGTTCTGCTCTCCATTAGCTACCTGCCAGCAGCTAATCGCCTGCTGGTGGTGATTATTAAGGCTAAAAACCTCCATTCCAAGCAGCTGAAAGATCTACTCGGAAGTG ATGTTTCTGTCAAGGTGACACTGAGGCATCAGTCACTGAAGCTGAAGAAGAAGCAGACCAAACGTGCAAAACACAAGATCAACCCTgtgtggaatgagatgatcatGTTTGAGGTGCCTCATGACCTCCTGCGTGCCTCCAGCGTGGAGCTGGAAATGCTgagccaggatggagctggcCAGAGCCATGTGCTTGGCAAGTGCAGTCTGGGCTTACACgtcacaggcacagagaggagcCACTGGGAAGAAATGCTGAGGAACCCCAGGAAACAGATAGCCATGTGGCATCAGCTCCACATGTAG